The Streptomyces sp. NBC_01298 genome contains the following window.
CCGCCTCACGATCTTTCAGAACACCGGCCGTCCGGGCCGCCGGGGCCTACAGGCCGTAGCGCTCCCGGGCCTCCTTGATGGAGGACGCCGGGACCTCGCCGCGGCGGGCGAGCTGGGCCAGCGCGGCCACCACGATCGACTGGGCGTCGACACCGAAGTGGCGGCGGGCGCCCTCACGGGTGTCGGAGAGGCCGAAGCCGTCCGTACCCAGCGAGGTGTAGTCCTGCTCGACCCACTGGCTGATCTGGTCCGGGACCTGACGCATCCAGTCGGAGACGGCGAGCACCGGGCTGGTGACGCCCTCCAGGGCGCGGGTGACGAACGGGGTGCGCATCTCCCCGCGCAGCAGCGCCTCGTCGCACTCCAGCGCGTCGCGGCGCAGCTCGCCCCAGGAGGTGGCGGACCAGACGTCGGCGGCCACGTTCCAGTCGGCGGCGAGCAGCTTCTGCGCGTCCAGGGCCCAGTGGATGGCCGTACCGGAAGCCATCAGCTGGATCTTCGGGGCTTCGGCGGCCGGGGCCGCCTCGGCGAGGTCCGCCGCCGTGTTGAAGCGGTAGAGGCCGCGCAGGATGCCTTCCTCCACGCCCTCCGGCATGGCGGGCTGCACCTTCGGCTCGTTGTAGACCGTCAGGTAGTAGAAGACGTCTTCCGGCTTCTCGCCGTACATCCGGCGCAGACCGTCCTTGACGATCACCGCGATCTCGAACGCGAAGGCCGGGTCGTAGTTGAGCGACGCCGGGTTCGTGGACGCGATCAGGTGCGAGTGGCCGTCCGCGTGCTGCAGGCCCTCACCGGTCAGGGTGGTGCGGCCGGCGGTGGCGCCGACGATGAAGCCCTTGCCGAGCTGGTCGGCGAGCTGCCACATCTGGTCGGCGGTGCGCTGCCAGCCGAACATCGAGTAGAAGATGTAGAACGGGATCATCGGCTCGCCGTGCGTCGCGTAGGACGTACAGGCGGCGATGAAGTCGGCCATGGCGCCGGCCTCGGTGATCCCCTCGTTGAGGATCTGGCCGTCCTTGGCTTCCTTGTAGTACATGAGCTGGTCGCGGTCGACCGGCTCGTAGGTCTGGCCCAGCGGCGAGTAGATGCCGGCCGACGGGAAGAGGGACTCCATACCGAAGGTACGGGCCTCGTCCGGGACGATCGGAACCCAGCGCTTACCGGTCTCCTTGTCCCGCATCAGGTCCTTGACGAGCCGGACGAAGGCCATGGTGGTGGCCATCTCCTGCTTGCCGGAGCCCTTGAGCAGCGGGGCGAAGGAACGGTCCGCCGGAGCAGGCAGGGCCACGTGCTTGACCTTGCGGGCCGGGGCCGGACCGCCGAGCGCCGCGCGGCGCTCGTTCAGGTACTGCACCTCGGGGCTGTTCGCGCCCGGGTGGCCGTACGGGACCTGGCCGTCGGCGAAGGCGCTGTCCGGGATCGGGAGGCCAAGGAGGTCACGCATGTCCTTGAACTCGTCGATCGTCAGCTTCTTCATCTGGTGGTTCGCGTTCTTCGACTCGAACCCGGCGCCCAGCGTGTAGCCCTTGACGGTCTGCGCGAGGATGACCGTCGGAGCACCCTTGTGCTCCAGGGCGGCCTTGTACGCGGCGTACACCTTGCGGGGCTCGTGGCCGCCGCGGGAGCTGTGGAAGCACTCGGCGATCTTCGCGTCGGAGAGCACACCGGCCAGCTGCACGAGCTCGGCGTTGGCGCCGAAGAAGTGCTGGCGGATGTAGGCCACGTCGCGGGTCGCGTACGTCTGGAACTGCGCGTCGGGTACCTCGCGCAGGCGGCGTACCAGGGCGCCCGTGGTGTCGAGCTGGAACAGCTCGTCCCAGGCGGAGCCCCACAGCGACTTGATGACGTTCCAGCCGGCGCCGCGGAACTGGGCTTCCAGCTCCTGCACCACGCGGAAGTTCGCGCGGACCGGACCGTCGAGGCGCTGCAGGTTGCAGTTGATGACGAAGGTCAGGTTGTCGAGCTGCTCGCGGGAGGCCAGGGCCAGGGCGGCGGTCGACTCGGGCTCGTCCATCTCGCCGTCGCCCAGGAAGGCCCAGACGTGCGAGTTGGCGGTGTCCTTGATGCTCCGGTTCTGCAGGTAGCGGTTGAAGCGCGCCTGGTAGATCGCGGAGAGCGGGCCGAGGCCCATGGACACCGTCGGGAACTCCCACAGCCACGGCAGGCGCCGCGGGTGGGGGTAGGACGGGAGACCGTTGCCGCCGGCTTCCTGGCGGAACTTGTCGAGCTGCTGCTCGGAGATCCGGCCGTCGAGGAAGGCGCGGGCGTAGATGCCGGGGGAGGCGTGGCCCTGGATGTAGAGCTGGTCGCCCGATCCGTCGGCCTCCTTCCCGCGGAAGAAGTGCTGGAAGCCGGTCTCGTACAGCCAGGCGGCCGAGGCGAAGGTGGCGATGTGGCCGCCGACGCCGTACTTGGAGCCGCGGGTCACCATGGCGGCCGCGTTCCAGCGGTTCCAGGCGGTGATCTTGGCTTCCATCGCCTCGTCACCGGGGAACTCCGGCTCGGCGGCGGTGGGGATGGTGTTGACGTAGTCCGTCTCGAGCAGCTTCGGCAGCGCGAGGCCGGCGGCCTCGGCGTGCTGAAGGGTGCGACGGAGCAGGTACTCGGCGCGGCGCGTACCGGCGGCCTTGGCGACGGCGTCGAGGGAGGCCGCCCATTCGGCGGTCTCCTCGGTGTCGCGGTCCGGGAGCTGGTCGAGCTCGCTCGGAAGCTTTCCTACGGGGTCGGACATCGGTGTGCGCCGCCTTCCGGACAAAGGAGAGGTGGTGAAGAAATCCCTGACGGGCAGGACAGGGTCGTTGGACCCGGGTGGGGTCCGCGGATGACTGTAAGGCGCTGATCGATGATCGATCAAATGAATGTGACATAGAAACGTCTATATGAAGAAAGTCGGCACCGGGTGCCATGAAAACAGGCACCCGGTGCCGGGCAATTCGGGGCAAGAGGGGCAGTCTCGCGGGGGGTGTGTCGGCTAGTTCACGCCCGGGGCGCGCAGCCCAGAACGTGCCGCTTCACGAGCAGGCCGATGTCGGGGTCCTGGTTGCGGAAGGCGTCCACAAGGGCTTCGTGCTCTTCGGCGTAGGACTTCTGGACGGTTCCCAGCCAACGGATGGACAGGGCCGTGAAGACCTCGATGCCCAGGGACTCCCAGGTGTGCAGCAGCACGCTGTTCCCGGCGGCCCGCACCATCTCCCGGTGGAAGCCCACGGTGTGCCGCACCTGGGCCGTGCCGTCCGCGCTGCGGTCGGCCTCCCACAGGGCCGCCACGTGCGGCTCCAGGGCCGAGCAGTCGGCGGCCAGGCGGGGTGCGGCCAGCTCGGCCGCGATCTGCTCCAGGCCCGCCCGGACCGGATAGATCTCCTCCAGGTCCGCCGCGGACAGGTTCCGTACGCGCACGCCCTTGTTCGGCGCCGACTCGATCAGCCGCAGCGTCTCCAGCTCGCGCAGGGCCTCGCGCACGGGGGTCTGGCTGACCTCCAGCTCCACCGCGATCCGGCGCTCCACGATGCGCTCACCGGGCTTCCAGCGCCCGCTGACGATCCCCTCCACGATGTGCTCGCGGATCTGCTCGCGCAGCGAGTGCACGACGGGTGGGGTGATCATCGGGGCTTCATCTCCTGATGGGTGTGCAGGGGCATGCGGGGCCTTGATGCGTAGACAATACGGCGGCGCCGCTCGTCGCGATGCGTTCCTGGTCAGAGGCGCAGGGTGAGGCTGGTTACAGCCGTCAACCGGAATGCCCCAGGGTACGACGACGGCGCCCCCGCCCGGGACTTGCGGTCCGGGCGGGGGCGCCGTGCGTGACGGGGTCTCAGAGACCGAGCTCGACCTCGAACTCGCCGGCCTCGAGGATCGCCTTGACGGCCGAGAGGTACCGGGCCGCGTCCGCGCCGTCCACCAGGCGGTGGTCGTAGGACAGGGTCAGGTACGTCATGTCGCGGATGCCGATGTTCGTGCCCTCGGCGGTCTCGATGACCACCGGGCGCTTGACCGTCGCGCCGATGCCCAGGATGGCGACCTGGTTCGGGGGCACGATGACCGTGTCGAACAGCGCACCGCGCGAGCCGGTGTTGCTGATGGTGAAGGTCGCGCCCGACAGCTCGTCCGGCGTGATCTTGTTGCCGCGGACCTTGGAGGCCAGATCGGCGGTCGCCTTGGAGATGCCCGCCAGGTTGAGGTCACCGGCACCCTTGATGACCGGGGTCATCAGGCCCTTCTCGGAGTCCACGGCGATGCCGATGTTCTCCGAGTCGAAGTAGGTGATGGTGCCCTCGTCCTCGTTGATCCGGGCGTTGACGACCGCGTGGGCCTTCAGCGCCTGGGCCGCGGCCTTGACGAAGAACGGCATCGGGGACAGCTTGACGCCCTCGCGGGCGAGGAAGCCGGCCTTGGCCTTCTCGCGCAGCTTCATGATCTTGGTGATGTCCACCTCGACCACGGAGCTGAGCTGCGCCTGCGAGTGCAGGGCCTTCATCATGTTGTCGCCGATGACCTTGCGCATGCGGGTCATCTTGACGGTCTGGCCACGCAGCTCGGACACCGCGGCGGCCGGAGCCTTCGAGGCCGGAGCGGCGGCAGCCGGCGCCGGGGCGGCGGCAGCGGCCTTGGCGGCCTCGGCGGCGGCCAGGACGTCCTGCTTGCGGATGCGGCCACCGACACCGGTGCCCGAGACCGCGGACAGGTCGACGCCGGACTCCGTGGCGAGCTTGCGCACCAGCGGGGTCACGTAGGCACCCTCGTCACCGGCGGAAACCGGGGCGGCGGGGGCGGCCGGAGCGACCGGAGCCGGGGCGGCGACCGGAGCCGGG
Protein-coding sequences here:
- the aceE gene encoding pyruvate dehydrogenase (acetyl-transferring), homodimeric type, which gives rise to MSDPVGKLPSELDQLPDRDTEETAEWAASLDAVAKAAGTRRAEYLLRRTLQHAEAAGLALPKLLETDYVNTIPTAAEPEFPGDEAMEAKITAWNRWNAAAMVTRGSKYGVGGHIATFASAAWLYETGFQHFFRGKEADGSGDQLYIQGHASPGIYARAFLDGRISEQQLDKFRQEAGGNGLPSYPHPRRLPWLWEFPTVSMGLGPLSAIYQARFNRYLQNRSIKDTANSHVWAFLGDGEMDEPESTAALALASREQLDNLTFVINCNLQRLDGPVRANFRVVQELEAQFRGAGWNVIKSLWGSAWDELFQLDTTGALVRRLREVPDAQFQTYATRDVAYIRQHFFGANAELVQLAGVLSDAKIAECFHSSRGGHEPRKVYAAYKAALEHKGAPTVILAQTVKGYTLGAGFESKNANHQMKKLTIDEFKDMRDLLGLPIPDSAFADGQVPYGHPGANSPEVQYLNERRAALGGPAPARKVKHVALPAPADRSFAPLLKGSGKQEMATTMAFVRLVKDLMRDKETGKRWVPIVPDEARTFGMESLFPSAGIYSPLGQTYEPVDRDQLMYYKEAKDGQILNEGITEAGAMADFIAACTSYATHGEPMIPFYIFYSMFGWQRTADQMWQLADQLGKGFIVGATAGRTTLTGEGLQHADGHSHLIASTNPASLNYDPAFAFEIAVIVKDGLRRMYGEKPEDVFYYLTVYNEPKVQPAMPEGVEEGILRGLYRFNTAADLAEAAPAAEAPKIQLMASGTAIHWALDAQKLLAADWNVAADVWSATSWGELRRDALECDEALLRGEMRTPFVTRALEGVTSPVLAVSDWMRQVPDQISQWVEQDYTSLGTDGFGLSDTREGARRHFGVDAQSIVVAALAQLARRGEVPASSIKEARERYGL
- a CDS encoding GntR family transcriptional regulator, with the translated sequence MTPPVVHSLREQIREHIVEGIVSGRWKPGERIVERRIAVELEVSQTPVREALRELETLRLIESAPNKGVRVRNLSAADLEEIYPVRAGLEQIAAELAAPRLAADCSALEPHVAALWEADRSADGTAQVRHTVGFHREMVRAAGNSVLLHTWESLGIEVFTALSIRWLGTVQKSYAEEHEALVDAFRNQDPDIGLLVKRHVLGCAPRA
- the sucB gene encoding 2-oxoglutarate dehydrogenase, E2 component, dihydrolipoamide succinyltransferase; its protein translation is MSVSVTLPALGESVTEGTVTRWLKAEGERVEADEPLLEVSTDKVDTEIPSPVSGILASIKVAEDETVEVGAELAVIDDGSGAPAAAAAPAAEAPAAPVAEAPAAPAPVAEAPAAPAAEAPAAAAPAASGTDVVLPALGESVTEGTVTRWLKQVGESVEADEPLLEVSTDKVDTEIPAPVAGVLLEILVAEDENAEVGARLAVIGAAGAAPAAAPAAAAPAPVAAPAPVAAPAPVAAPAPVAAPAPVAAPAPVAAPVAAPAPVAAPAPVAAPAPVAPAAPAAPVSAGDEGAYVTPLVRKLATESGVDLSAVSGTGVGGRIRKQDVLAAAEAAKAAAAAPAPAAAAPASKAPAAAVSELRGQTVKMTRMRKVIGDNMMKALHSQAQLSSVVEVDITKIMKLREKAKAGFLAREGVKLSPMPFFVKAAAQALKAHAVVNARINEDEGTITYFDSENIGIAVDSEKGLMTPVIKGAGDLNLAGISKATADLASKVRGNKITPDELSGATFTISNTGSRGALFDTVIVPPNQVAILGIGATVKRPVVIETAEGTNIGIRDMTYLTLSYDHRLVDGADAARYLSAVKAILEAGEFEVELGL